The Calothrix sp. PCC 7507 DNA segment GCTGAACCTTGCGGTAAAACTAAAAAAGAATTGCTAATTACCAAAATCTTGATTTTGGGTAATAAATGAAATTAGGGCAAAATTCTATCACCAGTAATAGGATCAAACAGAAACAACCGATGCAAATCTAGTTGTAAAGAAAGGCGATCGCCTGGACGCAAACGCACATCTCCACCCACTTGCACATTCAACACCCCGGTTACACCAGGTAAAGCAGCACGAATCAAAGTTTCTCTCCCCAAAGGTTCCACCAGTTTCACTTCAACCGATAAATCTCCGCTCTCTTGTTCTAGGAGTCTTAGCGGTTCGTTAATATCAATATGTTCTGGACGAATCCCCAAATCCACACTTTGTCCCTGACGCAGTTGGAGATTTTCCAGCATATCTGGGGGAATTACTAATAACTGTCCATTGATATTAAAAGTATCATCCTGATAAATAGCAGGCAAAATATTCATGGGGGGACTACCTAAAAAAGTTGCTACCATCTGGTTAGCAGGACTTTGATAAATAGTTTGGGGGTCGCCGATTTGTTGAATTCGTCCCCTATTTAATACTACAATCTGATCAGCCAAAGTCATCGCCTCGACTTGATCGTGGGTGACATAAATAGTCGTAATTCCCAAATTTTGATGTAGCTGTTTTAATTCTGCTCTTGTATCATCTCGCAATTGGGCATCTAAATTAGACAGAGGCTCATCAAGTAAAAACACTTGTGGTTGACGGGCGATCGCCCTTCCTAATGCTACCCGCTGCTGCTGTCCCCCAGAAAGCTCTTTGGGTTTGCGATCTAGCAAGTCATCTAAAGAAAGCGATCGCGCCACACTCATCACCCGTTCTTGAATGATTTTTGGGTCAACTTTCCGCATTTGCAACCCAAAAGCGATGTTTTGGGCCACCGTCATGTGTGGATAAAGAGCGTAGTTTTGGAACACCATCGCCACATTCCGCTGTCTGGCGGGGATATTGTTTACCAAGCGATCGCCAATAAAAAGTTTACCTGATGTCGCGGTTTCCAAGCCGGCGATCGTTCGCAAAATGGTAGACTTACCGCAACCAGAAGGCCCAACCAAAACCCAAAACTCACCATCGGGAATTTCAAAAGAAATATCTTCGATCGCGGTGACGTTGTTGAATCTACGCTTAATATCTTCTAAACGAACATTTGCCATGATCCGATTTAAAATTGTAGATTTGGGACTTAATCGTCCACATGAACTGTAGGTGTAGGAGGTTGATTTTCTTGCATAATTCTGATCAAAAACCTGAGAGCCTCATTCACCGCATCAGCATTAGGAAACATCTGTGCTACGTCAGGTTCTAAACGAATTGTTGTCTGTCCAAAACTCTTTCTTCCCACGCCAAACTTTCTAACTTTTAGGCTCTTTAAGTCATACTCTGAGCGCAGATCATCTTCCATATTTTGGTTTACCCTTCTTGATAGGCTTCTCGTTCGGCTGACGTGACAACTCTCGCACTAATGAGGCGCATCGAATCTCCTCTCTCCGTATACGATACGATTAGCAAGCGTCTCTGGTTTGACTCTCCCACTATTAAGTAACGTTGTTCATCTCCAGAGTGGTCGGGATCGTAAAAGTCAACATAAAGTGGATCGTCAAAAACGGTTTTGGCTTCTGCAAACGAAACCCCATGCTTTGACAGATTTATTACCGCTTTATTTTCGTCCCACTCAAAATTCATGGAATTATTGTAACATTTTGTATCTCACAATCATTTTTCTAGATTTTTCGACCAAACAGGGTGAGCAAATAAAGAAGCAATGACCCGCACTCCCCGTAGTTGATTAGACAGGGGCAAGTGACCCTTAGGCGCGTTTAAATCCCAGGTAAACTCGTGAGGGTATCGCGTCCAGTTATTGCCATTTTTCCAGCCAATTTTAGACCAGAAATCATCCCATTTTTTGCCTAAACCCAGCCAAATTTCTCGCTGTACTGAAAAGCCAAATTTACCTTCAGAGTGGACTAACCACAAAGTATTAATGGTTTGTAGGTCAATAGCAGGAAAATTATCTACATCTGTAAAATACAACCATTTTCTTTGTACTGCAGTTGGCCCTGCGAGTTCACACATTTTTTGGATGGTGGCCAGATCCGCCGCTTGGAAGTCTTGGATGGCGAGTAACTGTTGCAAGGGATTGTAATTAATCCCGCACTCTGATTTTAGAGGTACAATTCCTTCAGGAAAATTATTTTGCAGGAATTCTTGGACTTTAGGTGCATCAGATTTATGAAGGACTTGATAGGCTTTGCCATCAACCCAAGTCGCCGGGGTGTCACGACGTTTCAGTAAAAATTCCATCAATACATCTAACCCCTCATTACCCAAGTCAGCTAACTGGGGGATTATTTGTTCTTGGACTCGAAGAGATCCAGTATTTAACTGGAGGCTGAGGGAGTCGATGTCATTAGCAGGGACTGATACAATCATTGGGTCTGTCATGCCATTATTCGTGTTAGCGGGAGCGTGAAAAGCGATCGGCTATCGGGTATTCTACAAAGCGAAGCAGTGATAGCGAAAAGTAGTTTACTATTTTTGATCGTACAAAATAGCAATGGTTTCACTGAATCCCGCACCTTAGCCCCAAATAATTTACCAGGGGAAAAAGGGGAAGCTCTGCGCCTCATGGGGATGAGGGGGATGAGGAGGATAAGGGAGATGGGGAGGATGAGGAGGAGAAATAATCTGGTAATTGTTTCCTTATATCCCTAGTCCCCAGTCCCCAGTCCCCCATGCCCAACGCCGTATCATTCAGGAGTGTGTGAAGTATGTACGATAAGATTAACCCTCCCACAAGCGGAGCAAAAATTACCTTCAAAGATGGTGAGCCGATTGTGCCAGACAATCCGATTATCCCTTTTATCCGGGGTGATGGTACAGGGATAGATATTTGGCCGGCTGCTCAAAAAGTACTCGATGCAGCGGTAGCAAAGGCATATAAAGGCAAGCGTCAAATTAGTTGGTTTAAGGTCTACGCTGGCGATGAAGCTTGTGATTTATACGGTACATACCAGTATTTACCACAAGATACTTTGACGGCAATAGGAGAATATGGCGTTGCTATTAAAGGCCCACTGACTACTCCTGTCGGCGGTGGGATTCGTTCCTTAAATGTGGCACTGCGACAAATTTTTGACTTGTATACCTGCGTGCGTCCTTGCCGCTACTATGCAGGTACGCCCTCACCCCACAAAAACCCCGAAAAACTCGATGTGATTGTCTATCGGGAAAATACAGAAGATATTTATTTGGGCATTGAGTGGCGACAAGGGAGTGAAATAGGCGATCGCTTAATTAAAATTCTCAACGAAGAATTGATTCCCGCGACTCCAGAACATGGCAAAAAACAAATTCCCTTAGATTCGGGCATTGGCATCAAACCAATCAGCAAAAAGGGTTCCCAGCGCTTAGTCCGACGCGCCATTAAACACGCCCTCCTACTCCCCAAACACAAAAAACAGGTGACTTTGGTGCATAAGGGCAACATCATGAAATACACCGAAGGCGCTTTTCGTGATTGGGGTTATGAACTAGCAGCCAGCGAATTTCGCCCAGAAACGGTGACTGAACGGGAATCTTGGATTTTGAGTAACAAGGAGAAAAACCCCGATATTTCCTTAGAAGATAACGCCCGTCAGATTGATCCTGGGTTTGATGCCCTGACGCCTGAAAAGAAATCACAAATTGTCCAGGAAGTCAAAGAAGTTCTGGAATCAATTTGGGAAACTCATGGAAATGGCAAATGGAAAGATAAAGTTTTGGTTAATGACCGGATTGCTGACAGTATTTTTCAACAAATCCAAACCAGACCCGATGAATATTCGATTCTGGCGACGATGAACTTAAACGGTGATTATCTGTCAGATGCGGCGGCGGCGATCGTTGGTGGACTGGGGATGGGGCCAGGGGCAAATATTGGCGATGTCTGTGCCATCTTTGAAGCCACCCACGGCACCGCACCCAAACACGCCGGCTTAGATCGGATTAATCCCGGTTCGGTGATTTTGTCTGGTGTAATGATGCTGGAGTATCTGGGTTGGCAAGAAGCCGCAGACTTGATTAAAAAAGGCTTAGGAGATGCGATCGCTCACAGTCAAGTCACCTACGATTTAGCCCGGTTGCTAGAACCAGCAGTAGAACCACTCAAATGTTCTGAATTTGCCGAGGCCATAATTCAGCACTTTGGCTAATTAGGGACTGGGGAATAGGGCATAGGGAGATGAGGGAGATAAGGGAGAAATAATTAATTCCCCCATGCCCAATGCCCCAATCCCCAATCCCCAACTTTTTGTCGCCTCAATCTAAGAAAATAAAAACTACTGACGGTTTTAATTGATTAGGCTACAAAACTCTTATGACTATTAATCGACGCCATTTCTTGTTTTTACTCGCAGCTAGTGCAGGTGGTTTTACATTAGATGCTTGTGCTTTGGCACAGACTTCTCCTCAAGGAACCGAAACAACTCCCGGCATAGCACTAGATACAACAACAGGATCTGTCAAGCTACCACCTTTGCCCTACGCCTACGAAGCACTAGAACCACACATCGATGCTAAAACAATGCAGTTTCACCACGATAAGCACCACGCAGCTTATGTGAAAAACCTGAATGCGGCATTAGAGAAACACCCGGAACTGAAAAATAAAAGTGTTGAAGAACTATTACGCAAGCTTGACACCGTACCAGAAGATATTCGTAAAGTAGTACGCAATAATGGTGGTGGACATGTGAACCACTCCATGTTTTGGCAAATCATGAAACCAAAGGGTGGTGGAGATCCCACAGGAGAAATTGCCACAGCAATCAATCAAAATTTTGGCAGTTTTGCAGCTTTCAAAAAACAATTCAATGAAGCTGGCGCTAGTCGTTTTGGTAGTGGCTGGGCTTGGCTGGTTCGCACTAAAGATGGCAAGCTAGAAGTTACATCTACAGCTAACCAAGACAGTCCCCTAAGTGCAGGTAAGTATCCCATTTTGGGCAATGACGTTTGGGAACATGCCTATTATCTCAATTACCAAAATCGCCGCGCCGATTACTTAGAAGCTTGGTGGAATGTGGTGAATTGGGAAGAGATTAACAAGCGGTTTGCTGCAGCTAGTAAATTTGCTTAAGCGTTGCCATTAGATAAGTAATTTAACAGTTAATTTGGGTGGATCTTACCCACCCAATGAAAACTACTAATGTAGAAAAACATCGGGGACAGTTAAGCTGCATTTCTCTACCAGGAAAGGGTACAGAATTTATCATTGAAATTCCGGTGTGAATTGTGCTTCTTATAGTTAAACAACTTCAGATATCTGGGAACACTAAGTCCAGAAATCTTTAGGATTTAGCAGTATGGCTATCACTCAAGTCAACATTCCCGGATATCACGTCAACGAAGAACTCTACAATGGTTCAAGAACCCTGGTTTATCGCGGTTATCGAGAAACTGACTCATTACCTGTAGTGATTAAACTGCTGAAAAATCCCTATCCCAGTTTCAGCGA contains these protein-coding regions:
- a CDS encoding ABC transporter ATP-binding protein, which gives rise to MANVRLEDIKRRFNNVTAIEDISFEIPDGEFWVLVGPSGCGKSTILRTIAGLETATSGKLFIGDRLVNNIPARQRNVAMVFQNYALYPHMTVAQNIAFGLQMRKVDPKIIQERVMSVARSLSLDDLLDRKPKELSGGQQQRVALGRAIARQPQVFLLDEPLSNLDAQLRDDTRAELKQLHQNLGITTIYVTHDQVEAMTLADQIVVLNRGRIQQIGDPQTIYQSPANQMVATFLGSPPMNILPAIYQDDTFNINGQLLVIPPDMLENLQLRQGQSVDLGIRPEHIDINEPLRLLEQESGDLSVEVKLVEPLGRETLIRAALPGVTGVLNVQVGGDVRLRPGDRLSLQLDLHRLFLFDPITGDRILP
- a CDS encoding BrnT family toxin; this translates as MNFEWDENKAVINLSKHGVSFAEAKTVFDDPLYVDFYDPDHSGDEQRYLIVGESNQRRLLIVSYTERGDSMRLISARVVTSAEREAYQEG
- a CDS encoding HAMP domain-containing histidine kinase, whose product is MKTTNVEKHRGQLSCISLPGKGTEFIIEIPV
- a CDS encoding NADP-dependent isocitrate dehydrogenase gives rise to the protein MYDKINPPTSGAKITFKDGEPIVPDNPIIPFIRGDGTGIDIWPAAQKVLDAAVAKAYKGKRQISWFKVYAGDEACDLYGTYQYLPQDTLTAIGEYGVAIKGPLTTPVGGGIRSLNVALRQIFDLYTCVRPCRYYAGTPSPHKNPEKLDVIVYRENTEDIYLGIEWRQGSEIGDRLIKILNEELIPATPEHGKKQIPLDSGIGIKPISKKGSQRLVRRAIKHALLLPKHKKQVTLVHKGNIMKYTEGAFRDWGYELAASEFRPETVTERESWILSNKEKNPDISLEDNARQIDPGFDALTPEKKSQIVQEVKEVLESIWETHGNGKWKDKVLVNDRIADSIFQQIQTRPDEYSILATMNLNGDYLSDAAAAIVGGLGMGPGANIGDVCAIFEATHGTAPKHAGLDRINPGSVILSGVMMLEYLGWQEAADLIKKGLGDAIAHSQVTYDLARLLEPAVEPLKCSEFAEAIIQHFG
- a CDS encoding superoxide dismutase; this translates as MTINRRHFLFLLAASAGGFTLDACALAQTSPQGTETTPGIALDTTTGSVKLPPLPYAYEALEPHIDAKTMQFHHDKHHAAYVKNLNAALEKHPELKNKSVEELLRKLDTVPEDIRKVVRNNGGGHVNHSMFWQIMKPKGGGDPTGEIATAINQNFGSFAAFKKQFNEAGASRFGSGWAWLVRTKDGKLEVTSTANQDSPLSAGKYPILGNDVWEHAYYLNYQNRRADYLEAWWNVVNWEEINKRFAAASKFA
- a CDS encoding GUN4 domain-containing protein, coding for MTDPMIVSVPANDIDSLSLQLNTGSLRVQEQIIPQLADLGNEGLDVLMEFLLKRRDTPATWVDGKAYQVLHKSDAPKVQEFLQNNFPEGIVPLKSECGINYNPLQQLLAIQDFQAADLATIQKMCELAGPTAVQRKWLYFTDVDNFPAIDLQTINTLWLVHSEGKFGFSVQREIWLGLGKKWDDFWSKIGWKNGNNWTRYPHEFTWDLNAPKGHLPLSNQLRGVRVIASLFAHPVWSKNLEK